In one Bacillus thuringiensis genomic region, the following are encoded:
- a CDS encoding ASCH domain-containing protein — translation MNQLAQTYWNIYWGNNKKPESVIAWQFGDSPNYLAQLVIDGIKTATCSGHIFSELENEPLPTTNDYSIILNSNDEPVAIIKIIEVTVTPMNEVSEEFAIAEGEGDTHVRFFTKELNELGLNFSEDMLLVCERFELVDVNNKVKL, via the coding sequence ATGAATCAATTAGCACAGACATATTGGAATATTTATTGGGGAAACAACAAAAAACCAGAATCTGTTATAGCTTGGCAATTTGGAGATTCCCCTAATTATCTTGCACAACTAGTAATTGACGGTATTAAAACTGCTACATGCTCCGGTCACATTTTTTCTGAATTAGAAAATGAACCGCTACCGACCACTAATGATTATAGTATTATACTTAATAGTAATGATGAACCTGTAGCTATTATTAAGATAATAGAAGTAACTGTAACACCAATGAATGAAGTAAGCGAAGAATTCGCTATCGCTGAAGGCGAAGGAGACACCCATGTTCGTTTTTTTACAAAGGAACTAAATGAGCTTGGTCTTAATTTCTCTGAAGATATGTTACTCGTCTGTGAGCGTTTTGAACTTGTTGATGTGAACAATAAAGTGAAATTATAA
- the purC gene encoding phosphoribosylaminoimidazolesuccinocarboxamide synthase gives MQKLELLYEGKAKRIYRTESADMVWVEYKDSATAFNGEKKETITGKGRLNNEITTLLFRKLQEVGIKTHFVEKLSETEQLVKKVSIIPLEVVTRNVIAGSLSKRLGMEEGTALAEPIVEFYFKDDDLGDPLVTEDHIRVLNVASPEQVSVLRDMALQINQVLIDHFASCRVRLVDFKLEFGVTEEGEIILADEISPDTCRLWDETSNEKFDKDVFRRDLGNLTDAYEEILKRLGGISHV, from the coding sequence ATGCAAAAGCTAGAATTGCTGTATGAAGGTAAGGCAAAAAGAATTTATCGTACAGAATCAGCAGATATGGTTTGGGTAGAGTACAAAGATAGTGCGACTGCTTTCAATGGGGAGAAAAAAGAGACGATTACAGGAAAAGGTCGTTTGAACAATGAAATTACAACTTTATTGTTCAGAAAGTTACAAGAAGTGGGAATTAAAACACATTTTGTTGAGAAGTTATCTGAAACAGAACAACTTGTTAAAAAAGTGAGTATTATTCCTTTAGAAGTTGTCACAAGAAATGTAATTGCAGGAAGTCTTTCAAAACGATTAGGAATGGAAGAGGGAACTGCACTTGCAGAACCAATCGTAGAATTTTACTTCAAAGATGATGATTTAGGAGATCCGCTTGTAACGGAAGATCATATTCGTGTATTAAACGTTGCATCACCAGAGCAAGTAAGTGTATTACGAGATATGGCTCTACAAATCAATCAAGTGTTGATTGATCATTTCGCAAGCTGTCGTGTAAGATTAGTAGATTTCAAATTAGAGTTTGGTGTAACGGAAGAAGGAGAAATCATTTTAGCGGATGAAATTTCACCAGATACTTGCCGTTTATGGGATGAAACGAGCAATGAAAAGTTTGATAAAGACGTATTCCGTCGCGATCTTGGAAATTTAACAGATGCTTATGAAGAGATTTTAAAACGTTTAGGGGGAATTTCACATGTATAA
- the uppP gene encoding undecaprenyl-diphosphate phosphatase UppP encodes MSDIIIAFILGIVEGLAEFLPISSTGHLILVGHLLGFEGERAKTFEIVIQLGAILAIAILYHKRLVSLCNIKPLLRKEKKFNAFHVFLGVFPAVVAGLLLHDVIKTYLFQPYTVVIGLVAGAILMIFAEVKKQEATSYSLDDLTYRQALTIGLFQCLAVYPGFSRAGSTISGGLLAKVNYKTASEFSFLIALPVMIGATGLDLLKSWTYLSVDDLPMFAVGFITSFIVAMLAVVTFLKLLEKIGLKPFAYYRILLAILFTLFVLL; translated from the coding sequence ATGAGCGATATCATTATTGCCTTCATACTCGGTATTGTAGAAGGATTAGCTGAATTTTTACCTATATCCTCTACTGGCCACCTTATATTAGTCGGGCATTTATTAGGCTTTGAAGGAGAAAGAGCAAAAACGTTTGAAATTGTTATTCAGCTAGGCGCAATTTTAGCTATTGCAATTTTATATCATAAACGCCTCGTTTCTTTATGTAATATTAAGCCTCTTCTACGCAAAGAGAAAAAATTCAACGCGTTCCATGTATTTCTTGGCGTATTTCCGGCAGTAGTTGCTGGTTTGCTACTACATGATGTTATTAAAACTTACTTATTTCAGCCATACACTGTTGTGATTGGACTTGTAGCAGGAGCAATTCTTATGATCTTTGCAGAAGTAAAAAAGCAAGAAGCAACCTCCTATTCACTGGACGATTTAACGTACCGTCAAGCATTAACAATTGGATTATTTCAATGTTTAGCAGTATACCCTGGCTTCTCTAGAGCCGGCTCTACTATCTCTGGAGGTCTATTGGCAAAAGTAAATTATAAGACTGCATCTGAATTCTCTTTTCTAATAGCTCTTCCTGTAATGATTGGGGCTACAGGCTTAGACTTACTAAAAAGCTGGACGTATTTAAGTGTCGATGACCTCCCTATGTTTGCGGTAGGATTCATTACCTCTTTTATAGTAGCGATGCTAGCGGTAGTAACTTTTCTAAAGCTTTTAGAGAAGATAGGTTTAAAACCTTTTGCATACTATCGTATTTTGCTGGCTATCTTATTTACGCTTTTCGTATTACTATAG
- the purE gene encoding 5-(carboxyamino)imidazole ribonucleotide mutase, which produces MKSLVGVIMGSTSDWETMKYACDILDELNIPYEKKVVSAHRTPDYMFEYAETARERGLKVIIAGAGGAAHLPGMVAAKTNLPVIGVPVQSKALNGLDSLLSIVQMPGGVPVATVAIGKAGSTNAGLLAAQILGSFHDDIHDALELRREAIEKDVREGSELV; this is translated from the coding sequence ATGAAATCACTAGTTGGAGTCATAATGGGAAGCACGTCAGACTGGGAAACAATGAAATATGCTTGTGACATTTTAGATGAATTAAATATACCGTATGAGAAAAAGGTTGTATCCGCTCATCGGACTCCGGATTATATGTTTGAATATGCAGAGACGGCTCGTGAACGTGGATTGAAAGTTATTATTGCTGGAGCTGGTGGAGCAGCACATTTACCAGGAATGGTTGCAGCGAAGACGAATCTTCCTGTAATCGGAGTTCCAGTTCAATCAAAAGCGTTAAACGGCTTAGATTCATTATTATCCATTGTCCAAATGCCAGGAGGAGTTCCAGTTGCAACTGTTGCAATTGGTAAAGCCGGTTCAACGAATGCTGGATTACTTGCCGCACAAATACTTGGATCATTCCATGATGATATACATGATGCATTAGAATTGAGACGAGAAGCGATTGAAAAAGATGTGCGTGAAGGTAGTGAGCTAGTATGA
- the purQ gene encoding phosphoribosylformylglycinamidine synthase subunit PurQ — protein MKFAVIVFPGSNCDVDMFHAIKDELGEEVDYVWHDTENLDEYDAILLPGGFSYGDYLRCGAISRFANAMKAVQKAAEQGKPILGVCNGFQILVESGLLPGALMRNENLKFMCRTVQLRVENNETMFTSQYGKDEVINIPIAHGEGNYYCDEATLKQLEENNQIAFRYVENPNGSVSDIAGIVNEKGNVLGMMPHPERAVDELLGGAEGLKVFQSILKQWRETYVVNA, from the coding sequence GTGAAATTTGCCGTAATAGTATTTCCGGGTTCGAACTGTGATGTCGATATGTTCCATGCAATTAAAGATGAGCTTGGCGAAGAAGTAGATTACGTTTGGCACGATACAGAGAATTTAGATGAATATGATGCAATTCTACTACCAGGTGGATTTTCTTATGGTGACTACTTACGCTGCGGTGCTATCTCTCGCTTTGCTAATGCAATGAAAGCAGTGCAAAAAGCTGCTGAGCAAGGAAAGCCGATTTTAGGTGTATGTAATGGATTCCAGATTCTTGTTGAATCAGGATTACTACCAGGAGCGTTAATGAGAAACGAAAACTTAAAATTTATGTGTCGCACTGTTCAGTTGCGTGTTGAAAATAATGAAACGATGTTTACATCACAATATGGAAAAGATGAAGTAATTAATATTCCAATCGCGCATGGTGAGGGGAATTACTATTGTGATGAAGCGACGCTTAAACAATTAGAAGAGAACAATCAAATCGCATTCCGTTACGTAGAAAACCCTAACGGTAGCGTTTCAGATATTGCTGGTATTGTAAATGAAAAAGGAAATGTACTTGGTATGATGCCACACCCAGAGCGTGCTGTAGATGAATTACTTGGCGGTGCTGAAGGGTTAAAAGTCTTTCAATCTATCTTAAAACAGTGGAGGGAAACATATGTCGTTAATGCTTGA
- a CDS encoding ABC transporter ATP-binding protein, with product MTPINTIIKTTNLTKVYGKQKSVDNLNINVQQGEIYGFIGRNGAGKTTTIRMLLSLIKPTSGTIEIFGEDLFQNQKDILSRIGSIVEVPGFYENLTAKENLLINAKIIGVYKKNAIEEALEIVGLQHETKKLVGKYSLGMKQRLGIARALLHYPELLILDEPTNGLDPIGIKEMRKLIHSLAQERNITILISSHILAEVEQLVDRIGIIHEGRLLEEVSLDKLRKANRKYIEFQVNNDNKAAMLLENQFQIFDYEVHDEGNIRIYSHFGQQGYINRTFVLNDIEVLKMMISEDRLEDYFTKLVGGGTIG from the coding sequence GTGACTCCTATAAACACAATTATAAAAACGACTAATCTTACTAAAGTATATGGCAAGCAAAAATCCGTAGATAATCTAAATATTAACGTTCAACAAGGAGAAATTTATGGATTCATAGGACGTAACGGTGCTGGTAAAACGACAACCATTCGTATGCTGCTTAGTCTTATAAAGCCTACAAGTGGAACTATCGAAATATTCGGAGAGGACTTATTTCAAAATCAAAAAGATATTTTAAGTAGAATTGGTTCTATCGTTGAAGTTCCAGGGTTTTATGAAAACTTAACTGCAAAAGAAAACTTATTAATTAATGCAAAGATAATCGGGGTTTACAAAAAGAATGCTATTGAAGAAGCATTAGAAATAGTGGGCTTGCAGCATGAAACAAAAAAGTTAGTAGGAAAGTATTCTCTAGGCATGAAGCAGCGCCTAGGAATTGCACGCGCTCTTCTCCATTATCCCGAACTACTCATATTAGATGAACCGACTAACGGACTAGACCCCATCGGTATTAAAGAAATGCGAAAACTTATTCATTCTTTAGCTCAAGAAAGGAATATAACGATACTCATTTCTAGTCACATTTTAGCAGAGGTAGAACAGTTAGTTGATCGTATCGGAATTATTCACGAAGGAAGGTTACTAGAAGAAGTTTCTCTTGATAAGCTGCGCAAAGCAAACCGTAAGTACATAGAATTTCAGGTGAATAATGACAATAAAGCTGCGATGCTATTAGAAAATCAATTTCAAATTTTCGATTATGAGGTACATGATGAAGGGAATATTCGCATTTACTCTCATTTTGGGCAACAAGGATACATCAACAGAACATTCGTTCTTAATGATATCGAAGTATTAAAAATGATGATCAGTGAAGACAGATTAGAAGATTATTTCACCAAACTAGTTGGAGGTGGGACAATTGGTTAA
- the purB gene encoding adenylosuccinate lyase, whose translation MISRYTRPEMGAIWTEENKFKAWLEVEILACEAWAELGDIPKEDVKKIREHASFDIDRIYEIEKETRHDVVAFTRAVSETPALGEERKWVHYGLTSTDVVDTALSYILKQANEIILKDLENFVSILANKAKEHKYTIMMGRTHGVHAEPTTFGLKLGLWYEEMKRNVERFKQAADTVRVGKLSGAVGTYANIDPFVEKYVCENLGLEAAPISTQTLQRDRHAHYMSTLALIATSIEKMAVEIRGLQKSETREVEEAFAKGQKGSSAMPHKRNPIGSENMTGLARVIRGYMMTAYENVPLWHERDISHSSAERVILPDATIALNYMLNRFGNIVKNLTVYPENMKRNMTRTYGLIYSQRVMLTLIDKGMVREEAYDIVQPKAMEAWETQVQFKELVEADERITSKLTQEEINECFNYEHHMQHVDTIFERLGLNEA comes from the coding sequence ATGATTAGTCGTTATACACGCCCTGAAATGGGTGCGATTTGGACGGAAGAGAACAAATTTAAAGCGTGGTTAGAAGTTGAGATTTTAGCTTGTGAAGCATGGGCTGAGCTTGGCGATATTCCAAAAGAAGATGTTAAAAAAATTCGTGAACATGCATCATTTGATATTGATCGTATTTATGAAATTGAAAAAGAAACACGTCATGACGTAGTTGCATTCACTCGTGCTGTATCAGAAACGCCAGCATTAGGCGAAGAACGTAAATGGGTTCATTACGGTTTAACATCTACAGACGTAGTAGATACAGCGTTATCTTACATTTTAAAACAAGCGAATGAAATTATATTAAAAGACTTAGAGAACTTTGTAAGCATTTTAGCTAACAAAGCGAAAGAGCATAAATACACAATCATGATGGGAAGAACACACGGTGTTCATGCAGAACCAACGACATTTGGTTTAAAACTTGGTCTTTGGTATGAAGAAATGAAACGTAACGTAGAGCGTTTCAAACAAGCTGCTGATACAGTTCGTGTTGGTAAACTATCTGGTGCGGTTGGTACATATGCAAATATCGATCCATTCGTAGAAAAGTATGTTTGTGAAAACTTAGGATTAGAAGCAGCACCAATTTCAACACAAACATTGCAACGTGATCGTCATGCTCATTACATGTCAACACTTGCATTAATCGCAACATCTATCGAAAAGATGGCAGTTGAGATTCGTGGTTTACAAAAGAGTGAAACACGTGAAGTTGAAGAAGCTTTCGCAAAAGGTCAAAAAGGTTCTTCTGCAATGCCACATAAGCGTAATCCAATTGGATCTGAAAATATGACTGGTTTAGCTCGTGTTATCCGCGGTTATATGATGACAGCTTACGAAAATGTTCCATTATGGCATGAGCGTGACATTTCTCACTCTTCGGCAGAACGCGTAATTTTACCAGATGCTACAATCGCATTAAATTACATGTTAAATCGCTTTGGTAATATCGTTAAAAACTTAACTGTATACCCAGAGAATATGAAACGCAATATGACAAGAACATACGGCTTAATTTATTCTCAGCGCGTAATGCTTACACTAATCGACAAAGGTATGGTACGTGAAGAAGCTTATGATATCGTACAGCCTAAAGCGATGGAAGCTTGGGAAACACAAGTACAATTTAAAGAGCTTGTAGAAGCTGATGAGCGTATTACAAGCAAGTTAACACAGGAAGAAATTAATGAATGCTTCAACTATGAGCATCATATGCAACACGTTGATACAATCTTTGAACGCTTAGGATTAAACGAAGCGTAA
- a CDS encoding DMT family transporter — protein MKEICMLLVAVILWGTAIAPTKWALESIQPFTLLFIRLFFAGGICMIFSFKQFKKSVVHKKVSWKRMSLLAFTGVAGYFMFTSYGISLTSGLHVSIIDAALPLVTILFSALFLKEEIRLNYWIGIILGAIGVLFITIPSKSANQEVSLIGDILILLSTFLFAFYTVLLKRPKQEQYLSNEVFTTLTLIIGAVILLPFALVEIFYYGLPKVETWKTGLSVIYLVIGATILAYWFWNKALERVSASVSGLYLNALPLISIVTSIILLNEFLTWRVIMGASLVLIGVGWADKQKLCNLLKGNKVENRDC, from the coding sequence ATGAAAGAAATATGCATGTTATTAGTGGCTGTTATATTATGGGGCACAGCCATTGCGCCAACAAAATGGGCGTTAGAATCTATTCAGCCGTTTACTTTGTTATTTATTCGCCTTTTCTTTGCAGGTGGAATTTGCATGATATTCTCATTTAAGCAATTTAAAAAATCAGTTGTACATAAAAAAGTTTCATGGAAAAGAATGAGTTTGTTAGCTTTTACCGGTGTAGCTGGTTATTTTATGTTTACATCCTACGGCATTTCTTTAACAAGTGGATTACATGTGAGTATTATAGATGCTGCATTACCATTAGTTACAATTCTTTTTTCAGCACTCTTTTTGAAAGAGGAAATTCGATTGAATTATTGGATAGGAATTATATTGGGTGCTATAGGAGTACTCTTTATTACGATTCCATCTAAAAGTGCTAATCAAGAAGTGTCTTTAATAGGAGATATACTGATATTATTAAGTACTTTTCTATTTGCTTTCTACACAGTTTTGCTAAAACGACCAAAACAAGAACAGTATTTATCAAACGAGGTTTTTACAACATTAACTTTAATTATTGGAGCTGTTATTCTCTTACCGTTTGCACTGGTAGAAATTTTTTATTACGGTCTCCCAAAGGTTGAAACTTGGAAAACGGGACTTAGTGTAATATACCTTGTTATTGGAGCAACAATTTTAGCATATTGGTTTTGGAATAAAGCGCTAGAGAGAGTTTCAGCATCAGTGAGCGGATTATATTTAAATGCATTACCATTAATAAGTATTGTTACTTCAATTATTCTATTAAATGAATTTCTGACCTGGAGAGTAATAATGGGAGCAAGTTTAGTCTTAATAGGAGTAGGATGGGCAGATAAGCAAAAGTTATGTAATCTATTAAAAGGTAACAAGGTGGAGAATAGAGACTGTTAA
- a CDS encoding ABC transporter permease, with amino-acid sequence MVNLLYTELLKLKRSNMFLISIIGAGVAPFLVVVASYIHIKTKQPTPTIWFHQLFTDVNLYTTLVIGFPLYGVVVAYMFTREYAEDTLKNLLTIPVSRISFIISKFIILFLWIMMLTLVAWSLTVVLGLLGNFPGFNITLLLGSFLKFLICGGLLFLLSSPIVLLTLVMQSYVPPIILTVIITMMNLMLVNSKHKDLFPWTATLDIANNELQPTYPPEYSYIIIAATAIFGFIATLFYFKKVDIH; translated from the coding sequence TTGGTTAATCTACTCTATACAGAACTATTAAAACTAAAACGCTCTAATATGTTTTTAATTAGCATTATTGGAGCTGGTGTCGCACCTTTCTTAGTCGTAGTAGCCTCTTATATACATATAAAAACAAAACAGCCAACTCCGACTATTTGGTTCCACCAGTTATTCACTGACGTTAACTTATATACTACTTTAGTTATAGGATTCCCTTTATACGGAGTAGTTGTTGCTTATATGTTTACCCGCGAATATGCAGAAGATACACTAAAAAATTTACTAACTATCCCCGTGTCGCGCATTAGTTTTATTATAAGTAAGTTCATCATCCTCTTCCTTTGGATTATGATGCTAACTTTAGTCGCTTGGTCGCTTACTGTAGTATTAGGGCTATTGGGGAACTTCCCTGGTTTTAACATTACTTTACTTTTAGGTTCTTTCCTAAAATTTTTAATATGTGGTGGACTTCTCTTTCTATTGTCTTCACCTATTGTGCTATTAACTCTTGTAATGCAGAGCTATGTACCGCCTATTATATTAACAGTCATTATTACAATGATGAATCTTATGCTCGTAAACTCCAAACATAAAGATTTATTTCCGTGGACCGCTACTCTAGATATTGCAAATAATGAATTACAACCGACATATCCACCAGAGTATTCTTATATCATCATTGCAGCAACAGCAATTTTCGGATTTATTGCAACACTATTCTATTTTAAGAAAGTAGACATTCATTAA
- the purS gene encoding phosphoribosylformylglycinamidine synthase subunit PurS produces the protein MYKVKVYVTLRESVLDPQGTAVKGALHSLSFTEVQDVRIGKYMELTIDKSVSDLDSKVKEMCEKLLANVVMEDFRYEVEEVVAQ, from the coding sequence ATGTATAAAGTTAAGGTATATGTAACATTAAGAGAAAGCGTATTAGATCCACAAGGAACAGCAGTAAAAGGAGCACTTCATAGTCTTTCATTCACAGAAGTACAAGACGTTCGAATCGGAAAGTACATGGAACTAACAATTGATAAATCTGTATCTGATTTAGATAGCAAGGTAAAAGAAATGTGTGAAAAACTATTAGCGAACGTTGTAATGGAAGACTTCCGTTATGAAGTTGAGGAGGTTGTCGCACAGTGA
- the purK gene encoding 5-(carboxyamino)imidazole ribonucleotide synthase, which produces MTRIILPGKTIGIIGGGQLGRMMALAAKEMGYKIAVLDPTKNSPCAQVADIEIVAPYDDLKAIQHLAEISDVVTYEFENIDYRCLQWLEKHAYLPQGSQLLNTTQNRFTEKNAIEKAGLPVATYRLVQNQDQLTEAIAELSFPSVLKTTTGGYDGKGQVVLRSEADVETARNLVDKAECILEKWVPFEKEVSVIVIRSVSGETKVFPVAENIHVNNILHESIVPARITEELSQKAIAYAKVLADELELVGTLAVEMFATDNGEIYINELAPRPHNSGHYTQDACETSQFGQHIRAICNLPLGETNLLKPVVMVNILGEHIEGVLRQVNRLTGCYLHLYGKEEAKAQRKMGHVNILNDNIEVALEKAKSLHIWDHQEQLLEGKR; this is translated from the coding sequence ATGACAAGGATCATTTTACCTGGAAAAACAATCGGTATTATTGGAGGCGGCCAGCTAGGAAGAATGATGGCATTGGCAGCTAAGGAGATGGGATATAAAATTGCTGTTTTAGATCCTACAAAAAACTCACCATGCGCACAAGTTGCTGATATTGAAATTGTTGCACCATATGATGATTTAAAAGCAATTCAGCATTTAGCAGAGATAAGTGATGTTGTCACATATGAATTTGAGAATATTGATTATAGATGTTTACAATGGCTTGAAAAACATGCGTACTTACCACAAGGTAGTCAGTTGTTAAATACAACGCAAAATCGTTTTACAGAAAAGAATGCGATTGAGAAGGCTGGGTTACCAGTAGCAACGTATAGATTAGTTCAAAATCAAGATCAGCTTACAGAAGCAATTGCTGAGTTATCATTCCCTTCCGTCTTAAAAACGACGACAGGTGGATATGATGGGAAAGGACAAGTTGTTTTAAGAAGTGAAGCTGATGTTGAGACAGCAAGAAATCTTGTGGATAAAGCAGAATGTATTTTAGAGAAATGGGTGCCTTTTGAAAAAGAAGTATCAGTTATTGTGATTCGTAGTGTAAGTGGTGAAACAAAAGTGTTTCCAGTAGCAGAAAATATTCATGTAAATAACATTTTACATGAATCTATCGTTCCAGCTCGCATTACAGAAGAGCTTTCTCAAAAAGCAATTGCTTATGCAAAGGTACTTGCGGATGAATTAGAACTTGTGGGAACACTAGCTGTAGAGATGTTTGCTACAGATAATGGTGAGATTTATATTAATGAATTAGCGCCAAGACCTCACAATTCAGGACACTATACACAGGATGCATGTGAGACGAGTCAATTTGGTCAACATATTCGAGCAATCTGTAATTTACCTCTAGGAGAAACAAATTTGTTAAAACCAGTTGTCATGGTAAACATTTTAGGCGAACATATAGAAGGGGTCCTAAGACAAGTGAATAGATTAACCGGGTGCTATTTACACTTGTATGGAAAAGAAGAAGCAAAAGCACAGCGAAAAATGGGGCATGTTAATATTTTAAATGATAATATTGAAGTCGCTCTAGAAAAAGCGAAGAGTTTGCATATTTGGGACCATCAAGAACAACTGTTGGAGGGAAAAAGATGA
- a CDS encoding response regulator transcription factor, which produces MKDIRILIADDDKEIRNLLKIYLERELYMVDTAIDGEVALQLFNQNNYSLVILDLMMPKVDGIEVCRKLRDKTNVPILMLTAKDHEVDKILGLSIGADDYITKPFSIHEVVARVKALIRRFFVLGSNISVQEQTTLAFKGLTINLNTYTVHTNKEEISLTGKELELLKFFTSNPGQVFTKTQLFRNVWDDNYIEDDNTVMVHIRKLRKKIEIDPSNPKFIQTVWGIGYKFVGEKLEDR; this is translated from the coding sequence ATGAAAGATATACGTATCCTTATAGCAGACGATGATAAAGAAATCCGTAATTTACTAAAAATATATTTAGAACGAGAATTATATATGGTAGATACTGCGATTGATGGCGAAGTAGCCTTACAGTTATTTAATCAAAACAACTATAGCCTCGTTATATTAGATCTTATGATGCCGAAAGTAGATGGTATCGAAGTATGTAGAAAGCTAAGGGATAAAACTAACGTACCGATATTAATGCTAACCGCTAAAGATCACGAAGTCGATAAAATTTTAGGTTTAAGCATTGGTGCTGATGATTACATTACGAAGCCTTTCAGCATTCACGAAGTGGTTGCACGAGTCAAAGCTCTTATACGGCGTTTTTTCGTTCTTGGAAGTAACATTAGTGTACAAGAGCAGACAACTTTAGCTTTTAAAGGACTAACTATCAATTTAAATACATATACAGTTCACACAAATAAAGAAGAAATCAGCTTAACCGGAAAAGAATTAGAACTATTAAAATTCTTTACTTCAAACCCAGGACAAGTATTTACAAAAACACAGCTCTTCCGCAATGTATGGGACGATAATTATATAGAAGATGATAATACCGTTATGGTACATATTCGAAAACTTAGAAAGAAAATAGAAATCGATCCTTCCAATCCAAAATTCATTCAAACTGTATGGGGAATTGGTTATAAGTTTGTAGGTGAAAAGCTTGAAGATCGATAA
- a CDS encoding sensor histidine kinase, translating to MKIDKILFLISLQLIIYGLLNIQMDPKVKISLFITLILITMYLFFSRIQFIQNRKSIDTKLSRALKGNLQTRLFTSNDQSLHNIVFSINELIAELEKVRIKAKRSEESRKQLLSSISHDIRTPLTSIIGYIDALKDGVAASEIEKQEYLKILYMKSNNLKHLVDEIFNMAKLDANEFPLKEEKLDFSEVTREALIEFLPELSKHNIKLQVLIPESTCPIIADHLSLMRIIGNLMKNAIYYGKNGKTIGVELLETDAAYELLIWDKGPGIPKHDLQNVFERMYRSEQSRNSSFGGSGLGLSISKALVERNGGHIWVKSIPWERTTFGFSIPKHNTFKK from the coding sequence TTGAAGATCGATAAAATCCTCTTCCTTATTTCATTACAACTTATCATTTACGGGCTTTTAAATATACAAATGGATCCAAAAGTAAAAATTTCTTTATTTATTACCCTTATCTTAATTACAATGTATCTCTTCTTTTCAAGAATACAATTCATTCAAAATCGCAAATCAATAGACACTAAATTAAGTCGTGCACTAAAGGGGAATTTACAAACGAGATTATTCACAAGTAATGATCAATCGTTACATAATATCGTTTTTTCAATAAACGAACTAATAGCTGAATTAGAAAAGGTTCGGATTAAAGCAAAAAGGTCTGAGGAATCTAGAAAACAACTTTTATCTAGTATCTCACACGATATCCGAACACCACTCACCTCCATTATTGGATATATCGATGCTTTAAAAGATGGGGTTGCTGCTTCTGAAATAGAAAAGCAAGAATATCTTAAAATACTTTATATGAAATCAAATAACTTAAAGCACCTAGTTGATGAAATATTCAATATGGCAAAGCTAGACGCTAATGAATTTCCACTAAAAGAAGAAAAACTCGACTTTTCTGAAGTTACTAGAGAAGCTTTGATCGAGTTTTTACCCGAACTCTCAAAACATAATATTAAACTACAAGTTCTTATACCAGAGTCTACTTGTCCTATCATTGCAGATCACCTAAGCCTTATGCGGATTATAGGTAACTTAATGAAAAATGCCATTTATTACGGAAAGAATGGGAAAACAATAGGAGTCGAACTACTAGAAACGGATGCAGCATATGAACTTCTTATTTGGGATAAAGGTCCTGGTATTCCAAAACATGATTTACAAAACGTATTCGAGCGAATGTACCGAAGCGAACAATCAAGAAACTCGTCTTTTGGTGGTAGCGGGCTCGGGCTTTCTATTTCTAAAGCGCTCGTTGAGAGGAATGGTGGGCATATATGGGTTAAAAGTATTCCATGGGAACGAACCACTTTTGGCTTTTCCATTCCAAAACACAATACTTTTAAGAAATAG